Genomic segment of Geotrypetes seraphini chromosome 4, aGeoSer1.1, whole genome shotgun sequence:
GGCACCCTTACAAACTTCTTGAATTTTTCTAATCTTCTGAAAAGAAAGATTGTTCCTCCAAGCTTGAGAAACATTAATTGCATCACGAGAGGTAATTTTGAATGCCTGCTCTCTTTTCCCTGGCTCAAGACCATGGGTGATATTATACATCCatctttcaagtttgctagttaGTGTAAGACTTGCAAAATTGTACATTTCTGAAATTTCAGCTAAGGGTTCTCTGGCCAGGTCTTCGTAACGTACCATCATGTAACGGTcttttaggaaactggaagatttTTGTGTAGCTGTTTCAAAAATTTGTACATGACTTCTGCAGATTTCCCGTATCACTTCATATTTACTGTCATCCACTCTAGTGCCATTTGTATTCAAAACAATTCCATTATCACGTGCTAATGCTTTGACAGCTTGTTCCCGTGACTTTACAACAGCCCTTGGATCTCGGACTAGGTGCAAAATTTTCAGGTTCATGGAGGGATCAGTTACAAGGGGATAAAGAACTGTTAAATCAAATAATCGGACCTCTTTAAGGACAATGTGGCTGTAGGTTTTACAAGCATGTTTCACATTACCAAAGGGATTTTTTCCACAAAG
This window contains:
- the LOC117359858 gene encoding carbohydrate sulfotransferase 5-like is translated as MIRIRTTSALVAIFLLIQAALLIFKHAQQTNGIHQSDKKTSKVHILILSSWRSGSSFVGQLFSQHPDVFYLMEPAWHVWVTMYKNSARVLQMAVRDLIRSVFLCDISVFDAYLPGNRNISDLFQWAVSRALCTFPACEFFQRTDIVDEMTCKALCGKNPFGNVKHACKTYSHIVLKEVRLFDLTVLYPLVTDPSMNLKILHLVRDPRAVVKSREQAVKALARDNGIVLNTNGTRVDDSKYEVIREICRSHVQIFETATQKSSSFLKDRYMMVRYEDLAREPLAEISEMYNFASLTLTSKLERWMYNITHGLEPGKREQAFKITSRDAINVSQAWRNNLSFQKIRKIQEVCKGAMKMLGYRLIETEKEQKDLSLNLVLPRQQNQFAWSSFKVQK